The following proteins come from a genomic window of Miscanthus floridulus cultivar M001 chromosome 2, ASM1932011v1, whole genome shotgun sequence:
- the LOC136514225 gene encoding G-type lectin S-receptor-like serine/threonine-protein kinase At1g34300 → MRPLRRSSGHLAALGCFLFFLLLPLLSRGADMPVGSTLSPNNSATWTSPNNTFSLGFTAPASSPSLFVAAISYAGGVPVWSAGAGAAVDSGGSLRLSSNGDLQLVNGSGAVLWSSNTGGQNVSAAAVQESGNLVLKDSRGATLWQSFDHPTDTVVMSQNFTSGMNLTSGSYVFSVDKGTGNLTLRWTSTATTVTYFNKGYNTSFTGNRTLSAPTLTMQTNGIVSLTDGTLTSPVVVAYSSNYGESGDMMRFVRLDEDGNFRAYSAARGSNAPTEQWSAVADQCQVFGYCGNMGVCSYNGTAPVCGCPSQNFQLTDPSKPRGGCTRKVDLNSCPGNSTMLQLDNTQFLTYPPEITTEQFFVGITACRLNCLSGSSCVASTALSDGSGLCFLKVSNFVSGYQSAALPSTSFVKVCYPPLPNPVSGSTAGANSRGGPGVRAWVVAIVVLGVVSGLVLCEWALWWFLCRHSPKYGPASAQYALLEYASGAPVQFSHRELQRSTKGFKEKLGAGGFGAVYRGVLANRTVVAVKQLEGIEQGEKQFRMEVATISSTHHLNLVRLIGFCSEGRHRLLVYEFMKNGSLDAFLFGDGKMPWPTRFTVAVGTARGITYLHEECRDCIVHCDIKPENILLDEHFNAKVSDFGLAKLVNPKDHRHRTLTSVRGTRGYLAPEWLANLPITAKSDVYSYGMVLLETVSGRRNFDVSEETGRKKFSVWAYEEYERGNLAGIVDRRLPAEDLDMAQVERALQVSFWCIQEQPAQRPSMGKVVQMLEGVMELERPPPPKSSDSFLSTTTATSGVSSSMVSTVVSSGAPVAPAPSPNLEQEMALGRSESARNRERVSRQLLSPQPYMTM, encoded by the coding sequence ATGCGGCCTTTGCGGCGAAGCTCCGGGCACCTTGCGGCCCTCGGctgcttcctcttcttcctcctcctcccgctgCTGTCCCGCGGCGCGGACATGCCGGTGGGGTCGACCCTGTCGCCGAACAACTCGGCGACGTGGACGTCGCCCAACAACACCTTCTCGCTCGGCTTCACGGCGCCCGCGTCCTCCCCGTCGCTCTTCGTCGCCGCGATCTCATACGCCGGCGGCGTGCCCGTCTGGTCTgcgggcgccggcgccgccgttgACTCGGGGGGCTCGCTCCGCCTCTCGTCCAACGGCGACCTCCAGCTCGTCAACGGCTCCGGGGCCGTGCTCTGGTCGTCCAACACGGGGGGCCAGAACGTGTCCGCCGCGGCCGTCCAGGAGAGCGGAAACCTCGTGCTCAAGGACTCCCGCGGCGCCACGCTGTGGCAGTCGTTCGACCACCCCACGGACACGGTGGTGATGTCGCAGAACTTCACCTCCGGGATGAACCTCACCTCGGGCTCCTACGTCTTCTCCGTCGACAAGGGCACGGGCAACCTCACGCTCCGGTGGACCAGCACCGCCACCACGGTCACCTACTTCAACAAGGGGTACAACACCTCCTTCACGGGGAACAGGACGCTGAGCGCGCCCACGCTCACGATGCAGACCAACGGCATCGTGTCCCTCACCGACGGCACCCTCACCTCCCCCGTCGTCGTCGCCTACAGCAGCAACTACGGCGAGAGCGGCGACATGATGCGGTTCGTGCGCCTCGACGAGGACGGCAACTTCCGCGCCTACAGCGCCGCCCGGGGCAGCAACGCCCCCACGGAGCAGTGGTCGGCGGTGGCGGACCAGTGCCAGGTGTTCGGCTACTGCGGCAACATGGGCGTGTGCAGCTACAACGGCACGGCGCCCGTGTGCGGGTGCCCGTCCCAGAACTTCCAGCTCACCGACCCTTCCAAGCCGCGCGGCGGGTGCACGCGCAAGGTCGACCTCAACAGCTGCCCCGGCAACTCCACCATGCTCCAGCTCGACAACACACAGTTCCTCACCTACCCGCCGGAGATCACCACGGAGCAGTTCTTCGTCGGCATCACCGCCTGCCGCCTCAACTGCCTCTCGGGAAGCTCCTGCGTCGCGTCCACCGCGCTCTCCGACGGCTCGGGCCTCTGCTTCCTCAAGGTCTCCAACTTCGTGAGCGGCTACCAGTCGGCCGCGCTGCCCAGCACGTCCTTCGTCAAGGTCTGCTACCCGCCGTTGCCCAACCCGGTCTCGGGCAGCACTGCGGGCGCGAACTCGCGCGGCGGCCCCGGTGTCCGCGCCTGGGTCGTCGCGATCGTGGTCCTGGGCGTGGTGTCCGGTCTGGTGCTCTGCGAGTGGGCGCTGTGGTGGTTCCTGTGCCGGCACAGCCCCAAGTACGGTCCGGCGTCGGCGCAGTACGCGCTGCTGGAGTACGCGTCGGGCGCGCCCGTGCAGTTCTCGCACCGCGAGCTGCAGCGGTCCACCAAGGGGTTCAAGGAGAAGCTGGGCGCGGGGGGGTTCGGCGCCGTGTACCGCGGCGTACTGGCGAACcggacggtggtggcggtgaagcagCTGGAGGGGATCGAGCAGGGGGAGAAGCAGTTCCGGATGGAGGTGGCCACCATCAGCAGCACGCACCACCTCAACCTGGTCCGCCTCATCGGCTTCTGCTCCGAGGGCCGGCACCGGCTGCTGGTGTACGAGTTCATGAAGAACGGCTCGCTGGACGCGTTCCTCTTCGGTGACGGGAAGATGCCGTGGCCGACGCGGTTCACCGTGGCCGTGGGCACGGCGCGGGGCATCACGTACCTGCACGAGGAGTGCCGCGACTGCATCGTGCACTGCGACATCAAGCCCGAGAACATCCTCCTGGACGAGCACTTCAACGCCAAGGTCTCCGATTTCGGGCTGGCCAAGCTGGTGAACCCCAAGGACCACCGCCACCGCACGCTCACCAGCGTGCGCGGCACCAGGGGTTACCTGGCGCCGGAGTGGCTGGCCAACCTGCCCATCACGGCCAAGTCCGACGTGTACAGCTACGGTATGGTGCTGCTGGAGACCGTCAGCGGCCGCCGCAACTTCGACGTGTCGGAGGAAACCGGGCGGAAGAAGTTCTCGGTGTGGGCGTACGAGGAGTACGAGAGGGGAAACCTCGCCGGCATCGTCGACAGGAGGCTTCCCGCGGAGGACCTCGACATGGCGCAGGTGGAGCGCGCGCTGCAGGTGAGCTTCTGGTGCATCCAGGAGCAGCCGGCGCAGCGCCCGTCCATGGGGAAGGTGGTGCAGATGCTGGAAGGGGTCATGGAGCTCGAGAGGCCGCCGCCCCCGAAGTCGTCCGACAGCTTCCTGAGCACCACCACGGCCACCAGCGGCGTCAGCTCCAGCATGGTCTCGACGGTCGTCTCGTCGGGGGCCCCGGTCGCGCCCGCGCCATCGCCGAACCTGGAGCAGGAGATGGCGCTGGGCCGCTCCGAGTCGGCCAGGAACCGTGAACGCGTGTCGCGGCAGCTGCTGTCGCCGCAGCCGTACATGACGATGTAA